From a single Rhizobium lusitanum genomic region:
- a CDS encoding MarR family winged helix-turn-helix transcriptional regulator, with amino-acid sequence MGKKHKDGKKSKSGKKKDHSEYTLADLSPALTQAARSMRTVLTRNMTASGLYAGQDGVILALSASDGLPAGTLAQKLGVKAPTMTRTIGRMEAQGFVERRPDAEDARLTKVYLTEHGRNSVSEIESSAAACDELATRGFSDKDVRSLVRLLKAIESNLHTGDDDEDDGEF; translated from the coding sequence ATGGGTAAGAAGCACAAGGACGGCAAGAAAAGTAAGTCGGGTAAAAAGAAGGACCACAGCGAGTACACGCTCGCCGATTTGTCGCCGGCGTTGACGCAGGCGGCGCGGTCCATGCGCACGGTTCTGACGCGCAACATGACGGCCAGCGGCCTTTATGCGGGGCAGGATGGTGTCATCCTGGCGCTTTCGGCCAGCGACGGTCTACCGGCGGGAACGCTGGCGCAGAAGCTCGGCGTCAAGGCGCCGACGATGACCCGGACGATCGGTCGCATGGAGGCGCAAGGCTTTGTCGAGCGCCGGCCGGATGCCGAAGATGCGCGGTTGACCAAGGTCTATCTCACCGAGCACGGGCGCAACAGCGTCAGCGAGATCGAAAGTTCCGCTGCTGCCTGCGACGAACTTGCCACGCGCGGCTTTTCGGATAAGGACGTCCGTTCGCTGGTGCGGCTGCTGAAGGCGATCGAAAGCAACCTTCATACAGGCGACGACGACGAGGATGATGGGGAATTTTAA
- a CDS encoding GNAT family N-acetyltransferase, whose amino-acid sequence MAAVLDSVRAFFAPSTFTLDLENAGDVVARENLLDQAMGADRRKKSSEKIRRGRVPAEGLALVARDRSGHVIGTVRLWNVEAGVDRETRPVEALLLGPLAVDAAHEGKGIGSALMRAAILEAKKRGHGAILLVGDAAYYERFGFFAEKARHLVMPGPFQRERFLGLELKEGWLAGAAGMIIANGRKLAQLPIAKAA is encoded by the coding sequence ATGGCCGCTGTTCTTGATTCTGTACGCGCATTCTTTGCGCCGTCTACCTTCACACTCGACCTGGAAAACGCAGGCGATGTCGTCGCTCGCGAAAATCTGCTCGATCAGGCCATGGGCGCCGATCGCCGCAAGAAGTCGTCCGAAAAGATCCGCCGGGGCCGCGTTCCGGCCGAGGGTCTGGCGCTTGTCGCCCGCGATCGCTCCGGCCATGTCATCGGCACGGTTCGCCTGTGGAACGTCGAAGCCGGCGTCGATCGCGAAACCCGTCCGGTCGAGGCACTGCTCCTCGGTCCGCTGGCTGTCGATGCCGCCCATGAAGGCAAGGGTATCGGCTCGGCGCTGATGCGCGCCGCCATTCTGGAAGCCAAGAAGCGCGGTCATGGCGCCATCCTGCTCGTCGGCGATGCGGCTTACTACGAGCGTTTCGGCTTCTTTGCCGAAAAGGCCCGTCATCTCGTTATGCCGGGACCGTTCCAGCGCGAGCGTTTCCTGGGGCTCGAGCTGAAGGAAGGCTGGCTTGCCGGCGCTGCCGGCATGATCATCGCCAACGGCCGCAAACTGGCCCAGCTGCCGATCGCAAAGGCCGCTTGA
- a CDS encoding phospholipase C encodes MTRLSRRAALAAGSALTLVSLCSAAGAADVAPATNTATPIKHLVVIFQENVSFDHYFATYPKAANVAGEPEFKAADNTPADINTLANAGLIDTNPNKTNAANGADAAAPFRLDRTQAATQSQNHGYTAEQAAYNNFAMDLFPANTGKGTKGAAGAFGTKGQVMGYYDGNTVTAMWNYAQHYALSDNSFSTNFGPSTPGALNLISGQTNGAILPPGYTLEKDGTYSKGRIVPDGNGGWTAISDFDPTGDVCSVGQTALMYSKNIGDMLNEHKITWGFFEGGFDLTLTNPDGTTGCKRATTSTVTQVNYTDYIPHHQPFQYYASTANPTHARPSSVAAIGTTDAANHQYDVTDFYAALKNGSMPTVSFLKAPAYQDGHAGYSDPLDEQEFVTQVINTVQNSPDWKDTAIILLYDDSDGWYDHAHAVVNPSKLGVKGYDVLSGDSCSTGTPLPGLNGQPAQGRCGYGTRQPLLVISPYSKTNFIDHTLTDQTSVMRFIEDNWMGGARLGGGSFDAISGSLNAMFDWSKGDTPKLILDPKTGNSAS; translated from the coding sequence ATGACCCGTCTTTCGCGTCGCGCCGCCCTTGCTGCCGGCAGCGCGCTTACCCTCGTTTCGCTCTGTTCCGCCGCTGGCGCCGCCGACGTGGCGCCGGCAACGAATACCGCCACGCCGATCAAGCACCTGGTCGTCATCTTCCAGGAAAACGTCTCCTTCGACCATTATTTCGCGACCTACCCCAAGGCCGCAAACGTCGCCGGCGAGCCGGAATTCAAGGCCGCTGACAACACGCCGGCCGACATCAATACGCTCGCCAATGCCGGTCTTATCGACACCAATCCGAACAAGACCAACGCAGCCAACGGCGCCGACGCCGCTGCCCCCTTCCGCCTCGACCGCACGCAGGCGGCTACGCAATCGCAGAACCACGGCTATACCGCCGAGCAGGCGGCCTACAACAATTTCGCCATGGACCTTTTCCCCGCCAACACCGGCAAGGGCACCAAGGGTGCCGCCGGCGCATTCGGCACCAAGGGCCAGGTCATGGGCTATTATGACGGCAACACCGTCACCGCCATGTGGAACTATGCCCAGCACTACGCGCTGAGCGACAATTCCTTCTCCACCAATTTCGGCCCATCGACCCCCGGCGCGCTGAACCTGATCTCCGGCCAGACCAACGGCGCCATCCTGCCGCCTGGCTATACGCTGGAGAAGGACGGCACCTATTCCAAGGGTCGCATCGTGCCTGACGGCAATGGCGGCTGGACGGCCATCAGCGACTTCGACCCGACCGGCGACGTCTGTTCCGTCGGCCAGACCGCGCTGATGTACAGCAAGAACATCGGCGACATGCTGAACGAGCATAAGATCACCTGGGGCTTCTTCGAAGGCGGCTTCGACCTGACGCTGACCAACCCCGACGGCACGACCGGCTGCAAGCGCGCCACGACCTCGACCGTCACCCAGGTCAACTATACCGACTACATCCCGCATCACCAGCCGTTCCAGTACTACGCCTCGACCGCCAACCCAACACATGCGCGTCCATCCTCGGTCGCAGCGATCGGCACCACCGACGCCGCCAATCACCAGTACGACGTGACCGACTTCTACGCCGCGCTGAAGAACGGCAGCATGCCGACCGTCAGCTTCCTGAAAGCACCCGCCTATCAGGACGGCCATGCCGGCTATTCCGATCCGCTCGACGAGCAGGAATTCGTGACCCAGGTGATCAACACCGTCCAGAATTCGCCGGACTGGAAAGATACGGCCATCATCCTCCTCTATGACGATTCCGACGGCTGGTATGATCACGCACACGCAGTCGTCAATCCGTCGAAGCTCGGCGTCAAGGGTTACGACGTGCTCAGCGGCGACAGCTGCTCCACCGGCACGCCGCTGCCGGGCCTCAATGGCCAGCCGGCCCAGGGCCGCTGCGGCTATGGCACGCGCCAGCCGTTGCTGGTCATCTCGCCCTATTCCAAGACCAACTTCATCGACCATACGCTGACCGACCAGACCTCCGTCATGCGCTTTATCGAAGACAACTGGATGGGCGGCGCGCGTCTCGGCGGCGGCTCGTTCGACGCCATCTCCGGCTCGCTGAACGCCATGTTCGACTGGTCGAAGGGCGATACGCCGAAGCTGATCCTCGACCCGAAGACCGGCAACAGCGCATCCTAA
- a CDS encoding cytochrome c peroxidase, with amino-acid sequence MSLKINHRLLPLITLAGVSLAGASIGMASQPASDAPSATNTYEDTAPLSAVAQLGKKLFYDPSLSGGGQMSCSTCHDPNNHYAPANGLSVQLGGAHLDQPGIRTVPSLAYKMSTPSFSVGAESAADEAAEAAPMTEASGVALANTPATVAGPLTAQAVIKADSTAPDLVPQGGMFWDGRVDSLEEQALQPMISPFEMANADAATVYAKLKQGYGKDIAALFGSNVLSDQDMAIAEVGFALARYQIEEPSFHPYSSKYDYYLRGKTTLSEAEARGLKLFDDANKGNCASCHLDKIIGDGQMPNFTDFEFEALGAPRNPDIPANADPHYYDTGICGPLRNDTYSAQPQNCGLFKTPTLRNVASRSVFFHNGVYHSLEDVTRFYVKRDTNPEEIYPKDASGIVQKFNDLPQQYQANIDIIDAPMNRKRGDTPALNDAETADVVAFLKTLTDGYDLAKDGMKAAK; translated from the coding sequence ATGTCTCTGAAAATCAATCACCGTCTCCTGCCGCTCATTACACTCGCGGGCGTCTCGCTCGCGGGGGCGAGCATCGGCATGGCGAGCCAACCTGCCTCTGACGCCCCTTCAGCCACGAATACCTATGAGGATACGGCGCCACTGAGCGCCGTTGCCCAACTCGGCAAGAAGCTGTTCTACGATCCCTCGCTGTCCGGCGGCGGTCAGATGTCCTGCTCCACCTGCCACGATCCGAACAATCACTATGCACCGGCCAATGGCCTTTCCGTGCAGCTCGGCGGTGCGCATCTCGACCAGCCGGGCATCCGCACCGTGCCAAGCCTCGCCTACAAGATGTCAACGCCTTCCTTCTCCGTCGGCGCGGAAAGTGCCGCCGACGAAGCTGCGGAAGCAGCGCCCATGACAGAGGCCTCTGGCGTGGCGCTCGCCAATACGCCGGCGACTGTTGCCGGACCACTAACAGCGCAGGCCGTCATCAAGGCGGATTCGACTGCGCCGGACCTAGTGCCGCAGGGCGGCATGTTCTGGGATGGACGTGTCGATTCGCTGGAAGAGCAAGCGCTGCAACCGATGATCTCGCCCTTCGAAATGGCCAATGCCGACGCAGCCACCGTCTATGCCAAGCTGAAACAGGGCTACGGCAAGGATATCGCCGCCCTCTTCGGCAGCAACGTCCTCAGCGATCAGGACATGGCGATTGCCGAAGTCGGCTTTGCGCTTGCCCGCTACCAGATCGAGGAGCCCTCCTTCCATCCCTATTCGAGCAAGTACGACTATTATCTGCGCGGCAAGACAACACTCTCCGAGGCGGAGGCGCGCGGGCTGAAACTGTTCGACGACGCCAACAAGGGCAATTGCGCCTCCTGCCATCTCGACAAGATAATTGGCGACGGACAGATGCCGAACTTCACCGATTTCGAATTCGAAGCGTTGGGCGCGCCACGCAATCCCGACATTCCGGCCAATGCCGATCCGCATTATTACGACACCGGCATCTGCGGCCCGCTGCGCAACGACACCTATTCCGCCCAGCCCCAGAATTGCGGGCTATTCAAGACGCCGACGCTGCGCAATGTCGCCAGCCGCAGCGTCTTCTTCCACAATGGCGTCTACCACTCGCTGGAAGACGTCACCCGCTTCTACGTCAAGCGCGACACCAATCCGGAGGAGATCTACCCGAAGGATGCCAGCGGGATTGTACAAAAATTCAACGATCTGCCGCAGCAATATCAGGCCAACATCGACATCATCGACGCGCCGATGAACCGCAAGCGTGGTGATACCCCCGCGCTGAACGACGCAGAGACTGCCGATGTCGTGGCGTTTCTGAAAACGCTAACGGATGGATATGACCTGGCAAAGGATGGGATGAAGGCGGCAAAGTGA
- the odc2 gene encoding ornithine/lysine decarboxylase, whose protein sequence is MTTQRIRDFLATRRPDGPCLVVDLDVVRDNFRAFRHAMPDSAIYYAVKANPAPEVLRLLASLGSNFDCASVAEIEMALDAGATPARISFGNTIKKERDVARAHAHGISLFAVDSHEEVEKISRAAPGARVFCRVLTDGEGAEWPLSRKFGCVPQMAVDVLVYAHQLGLESYGVSFHVGSQMTKVDAWDAALADAKRVFVSLAKQGIHLQMVNMGGGFPTKYLRDVPSAEAYGKAIFASLRAHFGNQIPHTIIEPGRGMVGNAGVIKAEVVLISKKSDNDAARWVFLDIGKFGGLAETMDEAIRYPIRTERDGDEMEPCIIAGPTCDSADVLYEKNLYPLPVTLTIGDEVLIEGTGAYTTTYSAVAFNGFDPLKSYII, encoded by the coding sequence ATGACCACGCAACGTATCCGCGACTTTCTCGCTACCCGACGTCCTGATGGTCCCTGCCTGGTGGTTGACCTCGACGTCGTCCGCGACAATTTCCGTGCCTTCCGTCACGCCATGCCGGACAGCGCCATCTATTATGCTGTCAAGGCCAACCCGGCTCCGGAAGTGCTGCGCCTGCTCGCAAGCCTCGGCTCCAACTTCGATTGCGCGTCCGTCGCTGAAATCGAAATGGCGCTCGACGCCGGTGCGACGCCTGCCCGCATCTCCTTCGGTAACACGATCAAGAAGGAGCGCGATGTCGCCCGTGCGCATGCACACGGCATCAGCCTCTTCGCCGTCGACAGCCACGAAGAAGTCGAGAAGATTTCCCGTGCGGCTCCCGGCGCTCGTGTGTTCTGCCGCGTGCTGACGGATGGCGAAGGCGCCGAATGGCCGCTGTCGCGCAAGTTCGGCTGCGTCCCGCAGATGGCTGTCGACGTTCTCGTCTACGCCCATCAGCTGGGCCTGGAATCCTACGGCGTGTCTTTCCACGTTGGCTCGCAGATGACCAAGGTCGATGCCTGGGACGCTGCTCTTGCCGATGCCAAGCGCGTCTTCGTCTCGCTGGCAAAGCAGGGTATCCACCTGCAGATGGTCAACATGGGCGGTGGTTTCCCGACCAAGTATCTGCGCGACGTTCCGTCCGCTGAGGCCTATGGCAAGGCGATCTTTGCGTCTCTGCGCGCCCATTTCGGCAACCAGATCCCGCACACGATCATAGAGCCGGGCCGTGGCATGGTCGGCAATGCCGGCGTGATCAAGGCTGAAGTCGTCCTGATTTCCAAGAAGTCGGACAACGATGCCGCTCGCTGGGTCTTCCTCGACATCGGCAAGTTCGGCGGTCTCGCTGAAACCATGGACGAAGCGATCCGTTATCCGATCCGCACGGAGCGCGACGGCGACGAGATGGAACCCTGCATCATCGCCGGCCCGACCTGCGATTCGGCCGACGTGCTGTATGAAAAGAACCTCTATCCGCTGCCGGTGACGCTCACCATTGGCGACGAGGTCCTGATCGAAGGCACCGGTGCCTATACGACGACCTATTCGGCTGTAGCCTTTAACGGGTTCGACCCGCTGAAGTCCTACATCATCTAA
- the cysE gene encoding serine O-acetyltransferase, with amino-acid sequence MSQTGTAIAGHSTATPGSVWDVIHHEATDLAGREPTLKPLLATQIIATRTDAESLANVLVARLSVATIETGDLFTLFHDVLTRHSEILPATEADLIAVRTRDPACTTYLHALLNLKGFHALQTHRIAHALWTEGRPEIASWLSNLASLVFGPDIHPAAKIGASIMLDHGSGIVIGETAVIEDEVSILQNVTLGGTGKETGDRHPKIRHGVMIGAGAKILGNIEVGAFSKVAAGSVVVKAVPPHCTVAGVPAMVVRIHPADEIPAETMDQNI; translated from the coding sequence ATGTCCCAGACAGGTACGGCAATTGCCGGACATTCCACTGCCACACCCGGCAGCGTCTGGGATGTGATCCACCATGAGGCCACCGATCTCGCCGGCCGTGAACCGACACTGAAGCCGCTGCTCGCAACGCAGATCATCGCCACGCGAACGGATGCCGAAAGCCTCGCCAATGTCCTGGTCGCCAGACTTTCCGTCGCCACGATCGAAACCGGTGATCTGTTCACGCTGTTTCATGATGTGCTGACACGCCACTCCGAGATCCTGCCGGCGACAGAGGCCGACCTCATTGCCGTGCGGACCCGCGATCCTGCCTGCACGACCTATCTGCATGCGCTGCTCAATCTCAAAGGCTTCCACGCCCTGCAAACCCATCGCATCGCCCATGCGCTCTGGACGGAAGGCCGGCCGGAAATCGCCAGCTGGCTGTCCAATCTCGCTTCGCTGGTTTTCGGCCCGGACATCCATCCGGCGGCTAAGATCGGCGCGTCCATCATGCTCGACCACGGCTCCGGCATCGTCATCGGCGAGACCGCCGTCATCGAGGATGAAGTTTCGATCCTGCAGAACGTCACCCTCGGCGGCACCGGTAAGGAAACCGGCGACCGGCATCCGAAGATCCGCCATGGCGTGATGATCGGCGCCGGCGCAAAGATTCTCGGCAATATCGAAGTCGGCGCGTTCAGCAAGGTGGCGGCGGGCAGCGTCGTCGTCAAGGCTGTGCCACCCCACTGCACCGTCGCTGGTGTCCCGGCCATGGTCGTCCGCATCCATCCCGCCGACGAGATCCCGGCCGAGACGATGGATCAGAATATTTAG
- a CDS encoding CobW family GTP-binding protein: protein MTETATQKPIPVTVLTGYLGAGKTTLLNRILTENHGKKYAVIVNEFGEIGIDNDLIVESDEEIYEMNNGCVCCTVRGDLIRVVEGLMRRPGRFDGIIIETTGLADPVPVAQTFFMDDDVRAKTELDAVVALVDAKHLPLRLKDSREAEDQIAFADVIVINKSDLVSTEELAQIEDIVRAINPAARVYKTTRSGIDLAHVLNQGAFNLERALENDPHFLDQGHDDHVCGPDCGHDHHDHDHHHHGHDHDHHHHDHDHHDHSHHNHGPSPIHDVTVQSVSLRGGEMNPDRFFPWIQKVTQTDGPKILRLKGIIAFKDDPERYVVQGVHMIIEGDHQRAWKDGEKHESRLVFIGRELDREKLENSFKACEATA from the coding sequence ATGACCGAAACAGCCACGCAAAAGCCCATCCCCGTCACCGTTCTCACCGGCTATCTCGGTGCCGGCAAGACGACGCTGCTGAACCGCATTCTTACCGAAAACCACGGCAAGAAATACGCCGTCATCGTCAATGAGTTCGGCGAGATCGGCATCGACAATGACCTGATCGTCGAGTCGGACGAAGAAATCTACGAGATGAACAATGGCTGCGTCTGCTGCACCGTGCGCGGCGACCTGATCCGTGTCGTCGAGGGACTGATGCGCCGTCCGGGCCGTTTCGACGGTATTATCATAGAGACTACAGGCCTTGCCGATCCGGTTCCCGTTGCCCAGACTTTCTTCATGGATGACGACGTCCGCGCCAAGACCGAGCTTGATGCCGTTGTTGCGCTGGTCGATGCCAAGCACCTGCCGCTGCGCCTGAAGGACAGCCGCGAGGCCGAGGACCAGATCGCCTTTGCCGACGTCATCGTCATCAACAAGTCCGATCTCGTCTCTACGGAAGAACTGGCGCAGATCGAAGACATCGTCCGCGCTATCAACCCGGCCGCCCGCGTCTACAAGACCACCCGCTCCGGCATCGATCTTGCCCACGTCCTGAACCAGGGCGCCTTCAACCTCGAGCGCGCGCTGGAAAACGATCCGCATTTCCTCGATCAGGGCCATGACGATCATGTCTGCGGCCCGGATTGCGGTCATGACCATCATGACCATGACCACCATCATCATGGACACGATCACGACCATCATCACCATGATCATGACCACCACGATCATAGCCACCACAACCACGGCCCCTCGCCGATCCATGACGTGACGGTGCAGTCGGTGTCGCTGCGCGGTGGCGAAATGAACCCGGATCGCTTCTTCCCGTGGATCCAGAAGGTCACCCAAACCGACGGCCCGAAGATCCTTCGCCTGAAGGGCATTATCGCCTTCAAGGACGATCCCGAGCGCTATGTCGTGCAGGGTGTCCACATGATCATCGAAGGCGACCATCAGCGCGCCTGGAAAGACGGCGAAAAGCATGAGAGCCGCCTGGTCTTCATCGGCCGCGAGCTCGATCGCGAAAAGCTGGAAAATAGCTTCAAGGCCTGCGAGGCGACTGCCTGA
- a CDS encoding creatininase family protein, whose protein sequence is MAQPLPRFDDNDRTLAPAERANWIAVLPLGAHEQHGPHLPFDTDTLIAEGIVSRLKAAVPTDLPITFLGPEPVGYSVEHMDVAGTRTLGFYEAVSRWLGIAENMHRLGIRKFVMLNAHGGNSPLMTIVATEARVRFNMLAVATSWTRFGVPDGLIAPEAKAIDIHGGDIETSVMLALYPEKADMTKAADFPSRQSDFVQRFKHLRAYGPHAFGWKMSDLSAEGVAGNAGAATVEKGEQLIAHAVEGLVELLQDVDAFDVTTLR, encoded by the coding sequence ATGGCACAGCCTTTGCCACGTTTCGATGACAATGATAGGACGTTGGCACCTGCGGAGAGGGCAAACTGGATCGCCGTGCTGCCACTTGGCGCCCACGAGCAACACGGCCCCCATCTGCCGTTCGACACCGATACGCTGATCGCCGAAGGCATCGTTTCGCGTTTGAAAGCCGCTGTCCCCACCGATTTGCCCATCACTTTCTTAGGCCCGGAACCCGTCGGCTATTCCGTCGAGCATATGGATGTCGCCGGCACCAGGACGCTCGGCTTCTATGAGGCCGTCAGCCGCTGGCTCGGCATAGCCGAAAATATGCACCGTCTCGGCATCCGTAAATTCGTCATGCTGAACGCCCATGGCGGCAACTCGCCCCTGATGACCATTGTCGCGACCGAGGCGCGTGTTCGCTTCAACATGCTGGCGGTGGCAACCAGCTGGACACGCTTCGGCGTGCCTGACGGCCTGATTGCGCCGGAGGCCAAGGCCATCGACATCCACGGCGGCGACATCGAAACATCGGTGATGCTGGCGCTCTATCCGGAAAAGGCCGACATGACCAAGGCGGCGGACTTTCCCTCGCGGCAGTCCGACTTCGTACAGCGCTTCAAGCACCTGCGGGCCTATGGACCGCATGCATTCGGCTGGAAAATGTCGGATCTAAGCGCAGAAGGCGTGGCAGGCAATGCAGGCGCTGCAACGGTGGAAAAGGGCGAACAGTTGATTGCTCACGCAGTAGAGGGGCTGGTGGAGCTTTTGCAGGATGTCGATGCGTTTGATGTGACAACGCTGAGGTAA
- a CDS encoding WD40 repeat domain-containing protein yields MPTVAPLDIDGHVLAVEFLKDTPVFASAAGMIHRLEGGEKVTEAHQGMLTCIRDPHSDSLISGGEDGKVLRIAADGGVTVLAEAPRKWITQLAAGPQGAVAYAYGKSSFVRLADGSTKEFTEERTVEGLAFAPKGLRIAAARYNGVSLHWVGMSAQPVNLEWKGAHTGVTFSPDGQFVVTTMQENALHGWKLDSKPGGEARHMRMTGYPAKVKSLSWSAKGKWLASSGAPAAIVWPFQSKDGPMGKAPQELGTRANIMATSVKFHPVEDILAIGFIDGMILAVRIGDAKEALLRRPGKGAITSMSWSKSGKLLAFASEAGDCGVVDISA; encoded by the coding sequence ATGCCGACTGTCGCTCCGCTTGATATCGACGGCCACGTTCTGGCCGTCGAGTTTTTGAAGGACACCCCCGTCTTCGCCAGCGCCGCCGGGATGATCCATCGCCTGGAAGGCGGGGAAAAGGTGACCGAAGCCCATCAGGGCATGCTCACCTGTATCCGCGATCCCCATAGTGACAGCCTGATTTCCGGTGGTGAAGACGGCAAGGTCCTGCGGATTGCTGCCGATGGCGGCGTGACCGTGCTTGCCGAAGCGCCGCGCAAATGGATCACACAGCTTGCCGCCGGCCCGCAAGGCGCGGTCGCCTATGCCTATGGGAAAAGCAGCTTCGTGCGGCTTGCCGACGGCTCGACCAAGGAATTCACCGAGGAGCGCACTGTCGAGGGCCTCGCCTTCGCGCCCAAGGGCCTGCGTATCGCCGCTGCCCGCTACAATGGCGTGTCGCTGCATTGGGTCGGCATGAGCGCGCAACCGGTCAATCTGGAATGGAAGGGCGCCCATACCGGCGTCACCTTCTCGCCGGACGGCCAGTTCGTCGTCACCACCATGCAGGAAAACGCCCTGCACGGCTGGAAGCTGGACAGCAAGCCGGGTGGCGAAGCACGACACATGCGCATGACCGGCTATCCCGCCAAGGTGAAGTCGCTCTCCTGGTCCGCCAAGGGCAAGTGGCTCGCCTCGTCCGGTGCACCAGCGGCGATCGTCTGGCCTTTCCAGAGCAAGGACGGCCCGATGGGCAAGGCGCCGCAGGAACTCGGCACCCGCGCCAACATCATGGCGACCTCAGTCAAGTTCCATCCGGTGGAAGACATCTTGGCGATCGGCTTCATCGACGGCATGATCCTGGCGGTGCGCATCGGCGACGCTAAGGAGGCGCTCTTGCGCCGTCCGGGCAAAGGTGCGATCACCTCGATGAGCTGGAGCAAATCCGGCAAGCTGCTCGCCTTTGCCTCCGAGGCCGGCGATTGCGGCGTTGTCGATATTTCCGCCTGA
- a CDS encoding LacI family DNA-binding transcriptional regulator: protein MAQKIKLSTIAESLGISTATVSLALRDSPLVAVTTREKIKDQARALGYIYNRRAASLRTSRSGIIGVVVHDIMNPFYGEILKAIESELDRSRHTFILSNHYDSVEKQRTFVETLLQLGGDGIIMSPAIGTPAEDFDLAEENGMPAILVARSMEGLDLPTFRGDDSYGISLATNHLISLGHRTIAMIGGTDQTSTGRDRYQGYVNALRKAGIEVDPDLRIPGARSKQGGFEAAVHLLSLPQKPTAAVCWNDLVAIGLMNGISRAGLVPGKDISVTGYDDLEEAAIATPALTTVWNGQAEVGRLAARALLDRLAGSHEPDGIHLIKPEMRIRQSTSPYQARQ from the coding sequence ATGGCGCAAAAGATAAAACTGTCTACCATTGCGGAATCGCTGGGTATTTCAACGGCAACCGTATCTCTTGCCTTACGCGATAGTCCGCTGGTGGCGGTGACCACGCGCGAGAAGATCAAGGATCAGGCGCGGGCGCTCGGCTATATCTACAACCGCCGCGCGGCAAGCCTCAGGACATCGCGATCCGGGATCATCGGCGTCGTCGTCCACGACATCATGAACCCGTTCTATGGCGAGATCCTCAAGGCGATCGAAAGCGAGCTCGACCGTAGCCGCCATACGTTCATTCTTTCCAACCATTACGATTCAGTCGAGAAGCAGCGAACCTTCGTCGAAACCCTGCTGCAGCTTGGCGGTGATGGCATCATCATGTCACCGGCGATCGGCACGCCAGCAGAGGATTTCGACCTGGCGGAGGAGAACGGCATGCCGGCCATCCTCGTCGCTCGTTCGATGGAGGGGCTGGATCTGCCGACCTTTCGTGGTGACGACAGCTACGGTATTTCGCTCGCGACGAATCACCTGATCAGCCTCGGTCACCGCACCATCGCGATGATCGGCGGCACAGACCAGACCTCGACCGGACGCGATCGTTATCAAGGCTATGTGAACGCCCTGCGCAAGGCGGGCATCGAGGTCGATCCCGATCTGCGTATTCCCGGCGCTCGTTCCAAGCAAGGTGGTTTCGAGGCGGCGGTGCATCTCCTGTCATTGCCGCAGAAGCCGACGGCGGCCGTCTGCTGGAACGATCTTGTCGCCATCGGCCTGATGAACGGTATTTCCCGCGCCGGCCTTGTGCCGGGTAAGGATATCTCGGTCACCGGCTATGACGATCTGGAGGAGGCGGCGATCGCCACGCCGGCGCTGACGACGGTATGGAACGGCCAGGCGGAAGTCGGAAGGCTTGCAGCACGCGCGCTTTTGGATAGGCTGGCGGGCAGTCATGAGCCGGATGGTATCCATCTTATCAAGCCGGAAATGCGCATCCGCCAGTCGACATCTCCCTATCAGGCCCGCCAATAG